A region of Bacillus solimangrovi DNA encodes the following proteins:
- a CDS encoding type A2 lanthipeptide has protein sequence MENLKFNAVIEDVTDQELDLATGAGAKPGDGWISTITDDCPNSIIVCC, from the coding sequence ATGGAAAACTTAAAATTTAATGCTGTTATTGAAGATGTAACAGATCAAGAATTAGATTTAGCTACTGGGGCTGGAGCTAAACCTGGAGATGGTTGGATTTCAACTATTACAGATGATTGTCCAAATTCAATCATCGTTTGTTGCTAA
- a CDS encoding type A2 lanthipeptide — MENLKHNTVIEDVTDQELDLATGAGDGWISTITDDCPNSIIVCC, encoded by the coding sequence ATGGAAAACTTAAAACATAATACTGTTATTGAAGATGTAACAGATCAAGAACTAGATTTAGCTACTGGAGCTGGAGATGGTTGGATTTCAACTATCACAGATGATTGCCCAAATTCAATAATCGTTTGCTGCTAA
- a CDS encoding type A2 lanthipeptide, translating into MENLKHNAVIEDVTDQELDLATGAGDGWISTITDDCPNSIIVCC; encoded by the coding sequence ATGGAAAACTTAAAACATAATGCTGTTATCGAAGATGTAACAGATCAAGAACTAGATTTAGCTACTGGAGCTGGAGACGGTTGGATCTCAACTATCACAGATGATTGCCCAAATTCAATAATCGTTTGTTGCTAA